GCCTCGATGGCGGCGGCGAGCCGGGCGTTGTCGGCTCTGAGTTCCAGCTCCAAGGCACGCCTTCGAACGGTGAAGTGAGACTCCAGCATCTGGAGCTTGGTCTGTTGAGCTTCGTCCAGCTCGAGCCCGTCGTGGAGCAAGCTGTGAAGCTCAACGCCCGGGCTTGGCGGGGAGGGGAATAACTCACGTCCAGCCCAAACGCCTGCGACCGCCGCCACGAACGCGATGATGGCGATCAGCATCGCCCTCCGGGCGCCGCTCGTCACTGGAACGCG
The nucleotide sequence above comes from Sphingomonas sp. OV641. Encoded proteins:
- a CDS encoding periplasmic heavy metal sensor — translated: MLIAIIAFVAAVAGVWAGRELFPSPPSPGVELHSLLHDGLELDEAQQTKLQMLESHFTVRRRALELELRADNARLAAAIEAEHGNGPQVAAAVDRSHGAMGELQKETLNHMFAMRQILRPDQARTFDRAVVKALTADAR